The following are encoded together in the Rhizoctonia solani chromosome 10, complete sequence genome:
- a CDS encoding membrane bound O-acyl transferase family protein yields the protein MKLAAIVTLKHPLKRIPYNPLPTISHIPPIPTQRNHGHHCSWHSVLRYGFCSTGGKLGWEIGGSTGAILGVFLVSGLLHDFGLWCMGQGMELSRVTMYFVLQGVIVLLEKTFEVDIWFEAVELEDADKYNFKATITGLPKQPRVPRKNSLIDNGLGQLWTVFWIVVPATLMMDAGARRGFFGIPFDLSSWI from the exons ATGAAACTCGCTGCGATAGTCACTCTTAAACATCCGCTGAAACGAATCCCGTACAACCCTCTCCCCACCATTTCACACATTCCCCCTATTCCAACCCAGCGAAATCATGGCCACCACTGTTCG TGGCATTCGGTTCTCCGCTATGGATTTTGTTCGACTGGCGGTAAGCTAGGATGGGAAATCGGTGGCAGTACCGGCGCCATTTTGGGGGTCTTCTTAGTTTCAGGCCTCCTCCACGACTTTGGATTATGGTGCATGGGCCAAGGAATGGAACTCAGTCGGGTCACCATGTATTTTGTCCTTCAAGGAGTCATAGTGCTCTTGGAAAAGACATTCGAAGTCGACATATGGTTCGAAGCAGTCGAGTTGGAGGATGCCGATAAATATAACTTCAAGGCGACGATTACAGGCCTACCCAAACAACCCCGAGTTCCTCGAAAAAATTCGCTTATCGATAATGGCTTGGGACAGTTATGGACGGTTTTCTGGATAGTTGTCCCCGCAACGTTAATGATGGACGCTGGCGCTCGGCGGGGTTTCTTCGGAATACCTTTCGATCTTTCTTCATGGATCTAA
- a CDS encoding membrane bound O-acyl transferase family protein produces MIPDAASRQEIRLAPILATELSTLAAVYATVNPRLFSLRIWLVSIALASTWNLCTNYALTDPWMNTFNFGICVAGFTTFMKLIEITVLHKPPKYNGGVPCSEPSFLCARCLKNSISYMLDIKCMYWENDSLCPVPSDDRGDASHLQFYTHTFLLFIKHLLICDTLHTIIESIGTLGTPQGDTIFRRTFAITKNLKLSVPHPAISAVYIAFMVGVFIWHFMSTVHCLCTLFTAPLACLPPSISPYSRPAAVLKKEWPPLFDNPLAATSVRDFWSRRWHACFRRNFFITGAKPGAIVGESIGSLAGSMADTIVPSGLESGKSNVRFKHSAKVLGKRVGGVMGVFLMSGLLHDFGMWGMGQGMDFRRVTGYFLVQGVGLIAENALGLGIPEKQNNKQDARSINGSARNTDGKSMVARSGQYQQTTSTTFRYWLVKLWVVSWVVVPATMMVEAWLQRGLGGVVLWPHSLSPARWMLKLWNEFAFK; encoded by the exons ATGATTCCCGAC GCAGCATCTCGCCAAGAAATACGTTTGGCGCCTATACTTGCGACTGAACTCTCTACCTTGGCTGCTGTTTACGCCACTGTAAACCCACGACTATTCTCGCTTAGGATATGGCTTGTCTCAATCGCTCTTGCTTCGACCTGGAACCTTTGTACCAATTATGCCCTTACCGACCCCTGGATGAATACCTTTAACTTTGGGATATGTGTAGCGGGATTCACTACGTTTATGAAGCTAATTGAAATCACGGTATTGCACAAACCACCAAAGTACAACGGTGGTGTTCCATGTTCGGAGCCCTCATTCTTGTGTGCGAGGTGTCTCAAGAATTCCATTAGCTACATGTTAGATATCAAGTGCATG TACTGGGAGAATGACAGCCTATGCCCGGTTCCTTCAGATGACCGGGGTGATGCTTCTCATCTCCAATTTTACACTCATACATTTCTCCTATTTATCAAGCACCTATTGATATGCGACACTCTACACACGATTATTGAATCTATAGGAACACTAGGAACACCACAAGGAGATACTATTTTCCGGCGGACATTTGCCATTACTAAAAACCTCAAGCTTTCTGTACCTCACCCTGCGATTTCAGCGGTGTATATTGCTTTTATGGTTGGGGTGTTCATATGGCATTTCATGTCAACCGTCCATTGTTTATGCACTCTGTTTACGGCACCCCTCGCATGCTTGCCTCCCTCCATATCACCTTACTCGCGCCCTGCGGCAGTTCTCAAGAAGGAATGGCCACCGCTATTTGACAATCCTCTTGCTGCAACATCAGTTCGTGACTTTTGGTCACGTCGGTGGCATGCCTGCTTCAGGAGGAACTTTTTCATCACAGGGGCTAAACCGGGAGCCATTGTGGGAGAATCTATCGGGAGCCTTGCGGGTAGCATGGCTGACACTATTGTCCCCTCAGGACTTGAATCCGGGAAGTCTAATGTGCGGTTCAAACATAGTGCGAAAGTCTTGGGAAAGCGTGTGGGCGGCGTCATGGGAGTGTTCCTTATGTCTGGTCTACTGCATGACTTCGGCATGTGGGGAATGGGACAAGGAATGGACTTTCGGCGTGTTACCGGGTACTTTCTTGTTCAGGGCGTGGGCTTGATTGCGGAGAACGCCCTCGGACTTGGAATTCCAGAGAAGCAAAATAACAAACAGGATGCGCGTAGTATCAATGGAAGTGCCAGAAATACAGATGGCAAATCTATGGTAGCCAGGTCTGGACAATATCAACAAACAACATCGACTACGTTCAGGTACTGGCTCGTGAAATTATGGGTTGTTTCGTGGGTTGTAGTACCAGCTACAATGATGGTTGAAGCTTGGTTGCAGCGCGGCCTTGGCGGAGTTGTCCTGTGGCCACATTCACTTAGCCCGGCACGATGGATGCTTAAACTTTGGAATGAATTCGCGTTTAAGTAG
- a CDS encoding phytanoyl-CoA dioxygenase translates to MRAFLPQPRLFGLLHARKFATAVNTAPKLRSLTPSASERAAGRFGPANLLLALEALHQDGIVEITDVVNENHLDALNERMIPDAYTLRDMRESPYNYNRGNIQQDPPPEPSLFFRDIFLNPFALQVSNAVLGNRPKMTFCSGNTALKSTDRQPVHTDADFAQPSPLLADPDFVAGDTVHNIVECAGGLGHPDRGTMECAGGLGHPDRGTRSGWPEPRHGQAWGSRGLPWSSPSRGTRLGREGPEHRRGVRWPPQAASACQLKPCTVRHFHRVQDLLAVGDARPGKGHIFAEYIYSRN, encoded by the exons ATGCGCGCCTTCCTCCCCCAACCAAGGCTATTTGGATTATTACATGCCCGAAAGTTTGCGACGGCTGTGAACACGGCCCCAAAGCTCCGCAGTCTCACACCGTCAGCCTCGGAACGCGCGGCGGGTAGGTTTGGACCAGCCAACTTGCTACTCGCACTCGAAGCTTTGCATCAGGATGGCATTGTCGAGATTACAGATGTTGTCAATGAGAATCACCTTGATGCT TTGAATGAGAGGATGATCCCGGATGCGTATACACTTCGGGATATGAGGGAGAGCCCATATAACTACAACCGAG GAAATATTCAACAAGATCCACCGCCTGAGCCTTCACTATTCTTCCGGGACATATTTCTCAACCCGTTTGCACTCCAAGTTAGCAACGCAGTCCTAGGAAATCGCCCCAAAATGACGTTTTGTAGTGGG AATACAGCATTAAAGTCGACAGATCGGCAACCAGTTCATACTGATGCAGATTTTGCTCAGCCAAGC CCCTTACTTGCTGACCCAGATTTTGTTGCTGGGGATACTGTACACAATATTGTGGAATGTGCCGGGGGTTTGGGCCATCCAGACCGAGGTACAATGGAATGTGCCGGGGGTTTGGGCCATCCAGACCGAGGTACAAGGTCTGGGTGGCCCGAACCCCGGCACGGACAAGCTTGGGGGTCCAGGGGTCTCCCCTGGTCAAGCCCTAGCCGAGGGACGAGGCTGGGGCGAGAAGGTCCCGAGCATAGGCGAGGTGTGCGCTGGCCGCCACAGGCGGCGTCTGCGTGTCAACTCAAACCATGTACCGTCCGCCATTTCCATAGGGTCCAGGACCTCCTGGCCGTCGGAGACGCCCGCCCCGGCAAGGGGCATATATTTGCCGAGTATATCTACTCACGAAACTAA
- a CDS encoding G protein coupled glucose receptor regulating Gpa2 protein has translation MLWYPAAYTILVLPLSIVPDDIYDEVNIRKEATKMLWYPAAYTILVLPLSIVRWANLRAVELKWDVDGNRDAVFHALFRLSGVINVILVLATRPNVLLFGDYHGEEGDDYAENHSNLSGMHGIARVESDDSL, from the exons ATGTTATGGTATCCTGCCGCATACACTATCCTCGTGCTTCCACTCTCTATTGTGCCCGATGACATTTACGATGAGGTTAACATTCGGAAAGAAGCGACCAAGATGTTATGGTATCCTGCCGCATACACTATCCTCGTGCTTCCACTCTCTATTGTGCGATGGGCCAATCTCCGAGCGGTTGAGCTCAAGTGGGATG TCGATGGCAATCGCGACGCTGTGTTCCATGCGCTGTTCAGATTATCTGGGGTTATTAACGTGATACTGGTTTTGGCAACCCGACCGAACGTGCTGCTCTTCGGAGATTATCATGGGGAGGAGGGCGACGATTATGCGGAGAACCATTCTAACCTGAGTGGTATGCACGGAATCGCCCGAGTTGAAAGCGACGATAGTCTATGA
- a CDS encoding NmrA-like family domain-containing protein 1, with translation MSPKRIIAVCGATGTQGGSVITHLQRDGTFAIRALTRKPASPRAKELVDAGIEVVYADYDAIESLISAFKGCYGVFGVTNWFEAFEREREQGYNLVRAAKATNIQHFVFSADTNDFLIASKLPRTSIYLTFYYSNIFLFDAIKKCTDGIFQLDLPFPTDCPIPSMSASDVGGFVLAAFLDPATWVGQDMRLCTEFVTPREYATILKKYQGTILRVTLSLKVHLMSMKMNGNPYPSEVWSVFRWFLESRTWFLESRTISTFSPKFAVDVFPARETWRHYVTRHLKADPPSPPLVFKREHNIVNKD, from the exons ATGAGTCCTAAGCGCATCATTGCCGTCTGCGGTGCAACTG GCACCCAAGGAGGCAGTGTTATTACCCATCTTCAGCGTGACGGGACTTTTGCCATTCGCGCTTTGACACGAAAACCGGCATCGCCACGAGCCAAAG AACTAGTAGATGCTGGTATCGAAGTTGTCTACGCGGATTATGATGCGATCGAGAGCTTGATATCCGCCTTTAAAG GATGCTATGGTGTTTTTGGTGTCACAAATTGGTTCGAAGCCTTCGAGAGAGAACGAGAACAAGGATACAACCTTGTGAGAGCAGCGAAAGCCACCAATATCCAACATTTTGTGTTCTC GGCCGATACGAATGATTTCCTTATTGCATCTAAGCTACCCCGCACCAGCATATACCTCACATTCTATTATTCAAACATCTTTCTCTTCGACGCCATCAAAAAGTGTACAGACGGCATTTTCCAACTGGATCTCCCGTTCCCAACTGATTGCCCTATACCAAGCATGTCAGCCTCTGACGTTGGTGGGTTT GTGCTTGCTGCTTTTTTGGACCCGGCAACGTGGGTTGGGCAGGATATGCGCCTATGTACCGAGTTCGTAACTCCCCGAGAATATGCCACCATATTGAAGAAGTATCAGGGTACGATATTGAGAGTGACACTATCCCTGAAGGTGCATCTAATGAGTATG AAGATGAATGGCAACCCGTATCCTTCAGAAGTGTGGTCTGT CTTTCGTTGGTTCCTTGAGAGCCGCACTTGGTTCCTTGAGAGCCGCACCATCTCTACTTTTTCACCAAAGTTTGCAGTGGACGTTTTTCCAGCGCGGGAAACTTGGAGGCATTATGTTACTCGACACCTCAAAGCCGATCCGCCTTCACCCCCTCTAGTATTCAAGCGGGAGCACAATATAGTTAACAAGGATTGA
- a CDS encoding 3' exoribonuclease family domain-containing protein → MAQHSNFDRRRINGPESSSYPIFENNEEDKIPTISRTTRKNDEIRPIFLQLGLVSQANGSAYIETEKTKVAVAVYGPREIKAGSTYTENGRLKVEVKFSPFSCKRRRAPIRDAESPTLASQIHQSLLPAVRLELFPKSQLDVYVHILEVDGIESCVGAAATAASAALADAGIDMLGLAVSCTAAINRSVTGYAELLLDPNGQEADAARGLVMVTCLPALGTVTNMIQTGLVHPDEVIQCMDVCTKQCEDIHFVVAQSLLESAQTRSRKQE, encoded by the exons ATGGCCCAGCACTCAAATTTCGATCGAAGGCGAATAAACGGGCCCGAATCAAGCTCATATCCTATATTCGAGAACAATGAAGAAGATAAAATACCAACAATATCTCGCACAACGCGCAAAAACGACGAAATCCGGCCTATTT TCCTCCAGCTGGGTCTAGTGAGCCAAGCGAACGGGTCAGCCTACATCGAAACGGAAAAAACCAAGGTTGCTGTCGCAGT GTATGGACCTCGGGAAATCAAAGCGGGTTCAACCTATACGGAGAATGGTCGTTTAAAAGTGGAAGTCAAGTTCTCTCCGTTTTCATGTAAACGAAGGAGGGCTCCTATTCGA GACGCAGAATCGCCGACATTGGCCTCACAGATCCACCAGTCCCTTCTTCCCGCTGTGCGACTAGAACTTTTTCCAAAATCACAATTGGACGTATACGTGCATATCCTCGAGGTGGACGGCATCGAGTCCTGCGTGGGTGCGGCCGCGACGGCAGCTAGCGCGGCCTTGGCCGACGCTGGAATCGACATGCTTGGATTGGCGGTCAGCTGCACAGCTGCCATTAACCGCTCGGTAACGGGCTATGCAGAACTGTTATTGGATCCCAATGGCCAGGAAGCGGACGCCGCTCGGGGGTTAGTAATGGTGACCTGTTTACCGGCACTGGGCACAGTCACGAACATGATTCAAACTGGTCTAGTACACCCGGATGAAGTAATTCAA TGCATGGACGTATGCACGAAACAATGCGAAGACATTCACTTTGTAGTTGCCCAGTCATTACTAGAATCCGCTCAAACTCGGAGCCGAAAACAAGAATGA
- a CDS encoding cytochrome b5 — MSQLTKRVKIYTSLDVATHAKDTDCWVSRNGKVYDVTPFLADHPGGDDLILRYAGKDLGDIMADKSEHDHSDSAYEMLEEYVIGRLGTDALTVSDDWVATDDFHPDDTDTAADFEKAQFLDLRKPLLRQVWESNFSKSFYLQQVHQPRHVKESARLFGPDYLEVFTRTTWYVVPIVWLPIASALFVRSAMQFSAPGSVPPLSTTARTLFSGANSTYTPGFAGINAGVGITNAALAKTATCFLLGNVIWTILEYALHRFLFHIDELLPDRPFFLMLHFLLHGIHHYLPMDRLRLVMPPILFAALSFPFTRLAYVLFPVSVANGIISGAFGFYVLYDCMHYALHHTKLPQYMREMKKYHLAHHYKNFELGFGVTSEFAYLLLHHILVLPFHPIFGTASHQWPTEYGRPKIEPSPLRLQLHFNYTFVIILTHLFVFVGKIWDYVFNTVLPV; from the exons ATGTCCCAACTCACGAAACGCGTCAAGATCTATACGTCTCTAGACGTCGCCACACACGCAAAAGACACGGACTGTTGGGTATCCCGCAATGGCAAAGTGTACGACGTGACTCCGTTTTTGGCGGATCATCCAGGAGGAGACGACCTCATCCTTCGCTATGCGGGCAAAGACTTGGGTGATATTATGGCCGACAAGAGTGAGCACGACCACTCGGACTCTGCTTACGAAATGCTGGAAGAGTACGTGATTGGCCGACTTGGGACCGACGCGCTCACTGTCAGTGACG ACTGGGTGGCCACGGATGACTTCCATCCAGACGACACTGACACCGCGGCCGACTTTGAAAAGGCCCAATTCCTCGATTTGCGCAAACCATTGCTGCGTCAAGTCTGGGAATCCAACTTTAGCAAAAGCTTTTATCTTCAGCAAGTTCATCAGCCTCGACATGTTAAAGAGTCTGCCAGATTGTTTGGGCCCGACTATCTCGAAGTGTTTACCAGGACGACGTGGTATGTTGTCCCGATCGTTTGGCTCCCCATCGCCAGCGCGCTATTCGTGAGGTCTGCGATGCAATTCAGCGCACCTGGTTCGGTTCCGCCTCTGTCTACCACGGCGAGAACACTGTTCTCAGGTGCCAACTCAACCTATACTCCTGGATTCGCTGGTATCAATGCCGGGGTTGGAATCACTAACGCAGCACTTGCGAAAACTGCAACCTGCTTCTTGCTTGGAAACGTCATCTGGACCATTCTCGAGTACGCATTGCATAGGTTTCTGTTCCATATCGACGAACTATTACCGGATCGTCCGTTTTTCTTGATGTTGCACTTCTTGTTGCACGGAATTCACCATTATTTACCTATGGATAG GCTACGCCTTGTGATGCCCCCCATTCTTTTTGCTGCCCTGTCCTTCCCATTCACGAGGCTTGCATATGTGCTGTTCCCAGTCTCAGTTGCAAACGGGATCATTTCTGGCGCATTCGGTTTCT ACGTATTGTACGACTGCATGCACTACGCCCTTCACCACACCAAACTTCCACAATACATGCGTGAGATGAAGAAGTACCATCTCGCACATCACTACAAGAACTTTGAACTCGGTTTTGGAGTTACCAGTGAGTTTGCGTATCTCCTATTGCACCATATTCTCGTCCTCCCGTTCCACCCTATTTTCGGAACGGCCTCTCACCAGTGGCCGACCGAGTATGGTCGGCCAAAGATCGAACCATCACCACTCCGGCTCCAGCTCCATTTCAATTATACATTCGTCATCATACTAACTCACTTATTCGTATTCGTAGGTAAAATATGGGACTACGTATTCAACACTGTCCTTCCTGTTTAA